From the genome of Vicinamibacterales bacterium:
CCGGGTGAGCACCTTGAGCGCATCCGGATCGATCGACCGTCGCGAGATGGGATGGTCGGCTCTCGGGACGATGACTGGCTCGGACATCGACGCGCATTGTAGCAGGGCCGCGGCCGAGAAACGGACTGAACTGTTGTGTTTTCAATATCTTACGGGCGATTTTCGACGGGTCCCTGTGCTACGATGCCGGCGATGCGTCGTGGCCCCGCGCTTCTCGTGGCGATCCTGCTCGCGACGGCGGGCGCCTCGGCGTCCCGCGAGGATCTGGCCCGGGCCCGGGCGCTGTTCAACGAGCGCAGGTTCGACGAGGCGATCGCGGCGGCCGAAACCGCCCGCAAGACGCCCGAGACCGCCGACGCCGCCGCGATCGTCCTCGCGCGGGCGCACCTCGAGCGCTACCGGCAGATCGCGGATCCCGCGGACCTCGGGGCCGCGCGCACGGCGCTCGGAAGCGCGAACGTGGAGAAGCTCGGCACGCCGGATCGCGCGGAGTACCTGATCGCGCTCGGCGGGTCGCTGTTCCTCGAGGACGACTTCGGCGCCGCGGCCGAGATCTTCGAGTCGGCCATCGCGATTGCGCCGGCCGCGGGCGAGGGCGCCCGCGAGGCCGTGCTGGATTGGTACGGCTCGGCGATGGAACGCTGGGCCGCGCCGTACACGACGACGCGCCGCGAGGTGATGCTCCGCCGCCTCATCACCGTGATGGAGCGCGAGCAGGCGAAGAACCCCGGATCGCGTGCCGCGTCCTACTGGCTGGTGGCCGGGCTCCGGGCCCAGGGCGAACTGGAGCGCGCGTGGCAGGCCGCCATCGCCGCCTGGGTGCGGGCGCCGATCGCCGGGCCGAGCGCCATGGCACTCCGCGCCGACGTGGACCGCCTGGTGCGCGAGGGCCTGATTCCCGACCGCGGACGCGACGTCCCCGAATCGGACCGCGCCGCCCGCGAGAGCGCCCTGCGGGCCGAGTGGGAACTGCTCAAGGAGCGGTGGAAGTAGGCGGGGTTCGGGTCTCGGGATCCGGGACCGGAGCGATGGCGCCTAAGGGGGCACGGTCGTCCCGAAACGCCACGTGGCCGTCGTGCGTGGTCCCAGCCCCGAGCTCTAGGGCTTGGCTTCCTTCCAATTCCCCCCCACCCCCACGTCCACGTCGAGCGGCACGCTCAGCGTGACGGCGTTGGCCATGGCGGTGCGGACGAGGGCGGCGACCCGATCGGCGTCGGGGGCCGGCGACTCGAAGAGCAGCTCGTCGTGGACGGTCAGGATCATGCGCGAGGTGGGCGCCTCGCGGGCCAGCAGGCGATCCACGTCGATCATGGCGCGCTTGAGGATGTCGGCCGCCGTGCCCTGAATCGGCATGTTCACGGCGACGCGCTCGGCCGCGGCCCGGATCTGGCCGTTCTTGCTCGTGAGCTCGGGCACGGGGCGCTTGCGGCCGAACATCGTCCGGACGACCCCGGTGGTCCGGGCCTCGGCGAGCGTCCCCTCGATGAAGCCGCGCACGCGCGGGAAGCCCGCGAAATAGGCGTCGATGAACTGCTGCGCCGCCTGCTGCGAGACGCCGATGTCCTTGGCGAGCGTGAACGCCGTCTTCCCGTAGAGCAGCGCATAGTTGACGATCTTGGCGCGCCGCCGGAGTTCGTGGCGGTCCAGGCCGCTCTCGGGGCCGAAGACCTTGAGCGCCGTCTGATCGTGGATGTCGTCGCCCCGCGCGAACGCCGCCGTGAGGGACTCGTCGCCCGAGAGGTGGGCCAGCACCCTGAGCTCGATCTGCGAGTAGTCGGCCGAGATGAGGACGTGGCCGGCCTCCGCCACGAACGCGCGCCGGATCTCGCGGCCGAGCGCGGTCCGGATCGGAATGTTCTGCAGGTTGGGGTCGCTGCTGCTGAGCCGTCCTGTGGCGGCCACCGCCTGGTTGAACACCGTGTGGACGCGGCCCGTGATCGGGTGCACCAGCGCCGGCAGCGCGTCGATGTAGGTGCCCTTCAGCTTCGACAGGCTGCGCCATTCGAGGATCAGGCGCGGCATCTCGTGCGTGAGCGCGAGCTCCTCCAGCACTTCGACGGCCGTGGACGGCGTGCGCGTGGTGCCCGTGCGCTTCAGCACCGGCAGGTGGAGCTTCTCGAACAGGATCTCGCCGAGCTGCTTGGGCGAGCCGATGTTGAACGTCTCGCCGGCCTGCCGGAAGATCTCG
Proteins encoded in this window:
- a CDS encoding DNA polymerase translates to DLAWQLAGAFGPALDAEGVAAVYRDLELPLVPILAGLERVGVKVDTQALAGQAAHMEQEMASLAAEIFRQAGETFNIGSPKQLGEILFEKLHLPVLKRTGTTRTPSTAVEVLEELALTHEMPRLILEWRSLSKLKGTYIDALPALVHPITGRVHTVFNQAVAATGRLSSSDPNLQNIPIRTALGREIRRAFVAEAGHVLISADYSQIELRVLAHLSGDESLTAAFARGDDIHDQTALKVFGPESGLDRHELRRRAKIVNYALLYGKTAFTLAKDIGVSQQAAQQFIDAYFAGFPRVRGFIEGTLAEARTTGVVRTMFGRKRPVPELTSKNGQIRAAAERVAVNMPIQGTAADILKRAMIDVDRLLAREAPTSRMILTVHDELLFESPAPDADRVAALVRTAMANAVTLSVPLDVDVGVGGNWKEAKP